Proteins encoded within one genomic window of Jiangella mangrovi:
- a CDS encoding BTAD domain-containing putative transcriptional regulator, producing MADELRFEVLGPVRAWRGDAEIALGSPQQRSLLAFLLLQDGTAVTTAQLVAALWPDEPPPAAVGMVRSYVSRLRRALGPAVVASVAGGYAVRLDSPDDLDLTVFRRLLATARRSDGDPAATALRSALALWRGTPLAGVAADFAEFERVRLAELRLTALEDLAAADIDAGRPAEAAADLAELVAEEPLRERPRELLMLALYRSGRQADALAVFADVQHRLSEELGLYPGPGLQELQRRILTAEPVPPAPAAPTAPAAAPVEPQLTPSFTGSVQRPCQLPPDLPEFVGRHEELAVAAATLTPSSGTVPVLGVDGLARIGKTTFAVHLGRSLPMEFPDGHLFVDLGTSADPLAELLRGLGVRAGELPDSTGERATLWRTLSAGRRLLVVLDDARDGDQVRSLLPGAGGAAVVVTARQRLYGLAATRWLTLGVLPDGDALALFERLVGAERLRAEPDAVATLLTQAGGLPQVVQALGERIASRPDWTLRAAVERLHAPEPDAPVRAPECSSIEDPYDAMLIGLVPEQTRAFLLLAVPEVVEITPSFAAEVLGLPLGEAADLVESLVDVHLLTATGPDTYAYVAPLRRFARNRARESYGPGRPVRIVEAIA from the coding sequence GTGGCCGACGAGCTGCGGTTCGAGGTGCTCGGTCCGGTCCGCGCCTGGCGCGGCGACGCCGAGATCGCGCTGGGTTCGCCGCAGCAGCGCTCGCTGCTGGCGTTCCTCCTGCTCCAGGACGGCACCGCGGTGACGACGGCGCAGCTGGTCGCGGCGCTGTGGCCGGACGAGCCGCCCCCGGCCGCCGTCGGCATGGTCCGCTCCTACGTGTCGCGGCTGCGCCGAGCGCTGGGCCCCGCGGTGGTCGCGTCGGTCGCCGGCGGCTACGCCGTGCGCCTCGACAGCCCCGACGACCTCGACCTGACGGTGTTCAGGCGGCTCCTCGCCACGGCCAGGCGGTCCGACGGCGACCCCGCGGCGACGGCGTTGCGCTCGGCCCTGGCGCTCTGGCGCGGCACGCCGCTCGCCGGGGTCGCCGCGGACTTCGCCGAGTTCGAGCGGGTCCGGCTCGCCGAGCTGCGGCTGACGGCGCTCGAGGACCTCGCCGCGGCCGACATCGACGCCGGCCGCCCCGCCGAGGCCGCCGCCGACCTCGCCGAGCTGGTCGCCGAGGAGCCGCTGCGCGAACGCCCGCGCGAGCTGCTCATGCTGGCCCTGTACCGGTCCGGGCGGCAGGCCGACGCCCTGGCCGTCTTCGCCGACGTCCAGCACCGGTTGTCCGAGGAGCTCGGGCTGTATCCCGGGCCTGGCCTGCAGGAGCTGCAACGCAGGATCCTCACCGCGGAGCCGGTCCCGCCGGCGCCGGCCGCGCCGACTGCGCCGGCCGCAGCACCCGTGGAGCCGCAGCTGACGCCGTCGTTCACCGGCTCCGTCCAGCGGCCCTGCCAGCTGCCGCCCGACCTGCCGGAGTTCGTCGGCCGGCACGAGGAGCTCGCCGTCGCGGCCGCCACTCTGACGCCGTCGTCCGGGACGGTGCCGGTGCTCGGCGTCGACGGGCTGGCCCGCATCGGCAAGACCACGTTCGCCGTGCATCTCGGCCGCAGCCTGCCCATGGAGTTCCCCGACGGCCACCTCTTCGTCGACCTCGGCACGTCCGCCGATCCGCTGGCCGAGCTGTTGCGCGGTCTCGGGGTGCGGGCCGGCGAGCTGCCGGACTCCACCGGCGAGCGGGCCACGCTCTGGCGCACACTGTCGGCCGGCCGGCGGCTGCTCGTCGTGCTCGACGATGCCCGCGACGGCGACCAGGTGCGCTCGCTGCTGCCCGGCGCCGGCGGGGCGGCGGTCGTGGTGACGGCGCGGCAGCGGCTATACGGGCTGGCCGCCACGCGCTGGCTGACCCTCGGCGTGCTGCCCGACGGCGACGCGCTCGCCCTGTTCGAGCGGCTGGTCGGGGCCGAGCGGCTGCGGGCCGAACCGGACGCCGTCGCGACCCTGCTCACCCAGGCCGGTGGGCTGCCGCAGGTGGTGCAGGCGCTGGGGGAGCGGATCGCGTCGCGGCCGGACTGGACGCTGCGCGCCGCCGTCGAGCGGCTGCACGCCCCGGAGCCCGATGCCCCGGTGCGCGCGCCGGAGTGCTCGTCCATCGAGGATCCGTACGACGCCATGCTCATCGGCCTGGTGCCGGAGCAGACCCGGGCGTTCCTGCTGCTGGCCGTGCCGGAGGTCGTGGAGATCACGCCGTCGTTCGCCGCCGAGGTGCTGGGGCTGCCGCTCGGTGAGGCCGCCGACCTGGTCGAGTCGCTGGTCGACGTGCACCTGCTGACCGCCACCGGGCCGGACACCTACGCCTACGTGGCGCCGTTGCGCCGGTTCGCCCGCAACCGCGCCCGCGAGAGCTACGGCCCCGGCCGCCCCGTGCGGATAGTTGAGGCGATCGCCTAA